The nucleotide window tatttaaatctaAGTAGATTTTATATCTTTAGCAGTTAACTGACAATACACAACTGATATGCAGAAACTGATatgcagatttttaaaaaatctgaaaagcaATGagtaaataatcacaaaaatatacattctttatatttataataattatataggtatttaaaatataagtatgcaTTTAATAGTTgattgattgtaataaaaataataatactttaatgcATACTTAATGAGATACAAAGAACACTCAGTGAAGAATTTCAAAAtgtgatgtaattttaatattatgtcatattttatgttcaattaatttatagatgtatgatttttataataaaattataaaatttattataaaaaacagtaattagaCAATTAACcagctgaaaaattatttattgataatttaaaatgtagttaACATAACCGGCTGAAAAAAGCAAAGATTCAAGATTATCATACAGTTATCTTCATTCAAATTCTCATCACATCTCGCAatcttatattcttcaatagtTTTTATTGCAGATATTGCCTTAATTGATCAGAAACTTTAGACACTGTATTATTTCATTAGAGAAAAtacaacttacataaaattaattaaaacagcaaATTTGTTAAAGcagaatatataattacttaatatggtataatttttttttaacaatttggaATTACTGTGATAATGACATGTGGTGGTATGTGCGACATATGGAAGGGGTATTTGGAATAAGGTAAGGTCATGAAAAAATTGTGgtgttaattgaaatatattaaaaaaagttttgtaatttacaaaaacattaattgtcagttttgttgtttcaaatatatttctataaaaattgtgtataaaaatttatatctgtacaatataaataaaataataattcaagattACACTTAGTaatactttgttaatattttttatttaaagatgagTTACAGTGTTTAAGAATTTACAGTGCActttgtgctttttttttaaaaagttaactatTTTCTATATAAGTAGTTTAGATCAAGAAATGTTAGTACTTCACTTGGAAAAATGGATGTAAATCATATTAATGAAAGTTTATGAAGGTTAAAAGGTTACAATAACCTTCTAAatgatttacaaataattaaaaattgaaagaattgtGTTTTGTGTGCTCAGTTTTTCAAACGACATCAAGTTATTAGCCACTAAAAATGCTAAGTGAACTATAAAGATTCAAATGCACAAGTGTATCATGCGTTCTTCTGTAATCCATGGCAATGTGTTCATTGAGCATAGCTTTTGCTGTTACCATTTTATCTTACTTCACACCTTTTCAATATTCTACTAATTCTAGGTTCATTTCCAAAATGTTACTCCCTGAGGCATTTCatgtattatttagttattgttttatgatatataaaaaaaaaacgtagatctttactcatttattaaagagttattttttctttttttttacagatattttgaaacattttgatttttgaagaTGGATGATCATATACCACCATCTGACGGATTTCATCCTAAAGACTGTGAAGAAACTGACATGCCTCCGCTTAATGATGGTTCTGATGTCTGGAGAAAGCAAATTACAAATGGAGGAACTGTTCTGCTATCAACTAAAAATGGTACTGGTGATGTGGATGCTCAAAAAGCAACAATGACTAAATATGCCGGTGATGACAGTGAAAAAGAAGACTTAAAGTGTGGGTTAGGACCTTGTACTCCCAAGTGGATACAAATATTTGCTTCAAAACAAGCCTTTTTAGTTACATTTTGTATAACGTGGGTGTTGCAAGGaatgtattatacatattttgtgAGTGTTATCACAACAATAGAAAAACTCTTTAGGTTACAGAGTAAAACAACTGGGATGATAATGAGTGCTACAGAAATAGGACAGATTGGCTCGTCATTACTTTTAACTTATTATGGAGGGCAGGGTCACAGACCTAAGTGGATAGCTTGGGGAATGGTGTTATTTGCCGTGTCATCTTTTATTTGTTCACTTCCCCATTTTATATTCGGAAAACAACTTCTTCAGGCAAATGATATGTTATACACTGGGGTGTCTTCTACAGACAATTCCTCTGCTAACATCCAACCAAACATTTGCCATATACCCGACCTAGCTTCTTCCACTATTTCTGGATTGGCAAATGATTCTAATATAATGTCTGATAATTGTggggaagaatttttaaatggaCAGAAAGCTCatactgaaataacaaaaattgtattagcaatattttttatcagtttactaGGAGTTGGAATGGGTCAAACAGCTGTGTATACTCTAGGTATCCCATACATTGATGACAACATAGCTAGTCGTGAATCTCCACTTTACTTTGCCATAACAATTGGTGTCCGTATATTAGGTCCAGCTTTGGGCTTCATACTCGGATCATTATGTACAAGACTGTATGCAGACCTGTCTGTGAGTCCACAAATCACTCCAACTGACCCGAGATGGGTAGGAGCATGGTGGCTGGGTCTCGTTCTTGTATCTGCAATGCTTATGCTTGCCTCTTCTGCCATGTTCATGTTCCCAAAGAGGCTTAAAACCCATAGACCTATTGCTCCCACAAAAAAAACCAGAAGAGAGAACTGCAGGAAAAATCCCAGTTTGCGTGATTTTCCAAAAGCAGTGAAAAGACTGCTAAGAAATGATATTCTAATGTTTAGAACTGCAAGTAGTGTTTTGCATCTTTTACCGATTGCTGGTCTATATACGTTCCTTCCAAAGTATTTGGAATCTCAGTTTCGATTAGCAGCACATGCTGCAAATATGGTTTCTGGTAAGTATGAATTTATTCTTTGTGATTTTACTTACACATTCTTGCATGTGTgtatttgcatgcttaatttgttattctattttagttAGGAAAAAGTTCTTTAATTGTGTTCTGTTTGGGGATGGTTGATTtaaatggtgaaaataaaatataaatacttaaattttatcatcAATGTTCTGTTTTGCTTATTTTATCATCAATGATGTTTTAGTTAAAAGTAtctttctgatatttatttagtattagttTTGGCCATAGCAAATAGAATTCCAGGGCTGTTCTATAGACAGAGTCACTCCacattaaactttaataaaaatggctAGCCTGTCAAGTACTGGAAGATGTTTATATAGCATCTCAGGTAGAACAGTTATAGTTTTCTACTTGAACTGTTTGACATAGTACCTACCTAAGGAAAAGGCAATCAAGTCATTGGGATTCTCTCTTATCATGGTAGTTGACTATGTTCAGGGATCATTGAATTATCTTACtgtaattttcttgtaatattactGTAGAATAAGGGGTCATAGATAtcagggtatatatatatatatatatatatatatgactgtcttttatgttttttttttgttttatatacatttgtttAGCATTACCTTTGAAAGAGCTTTATGCTACAATAATCAATGATTTTGTTTCAAATTCATtgattcaatgaaatatttgagtccattttaatgaaaagcaaataaaa belongs to Lycorma delicatula isolate Av1 chromosome 1, ASM4794821v1, whole genome shotgun sequence and includes:
- the LOC142333902 gene encoding solute carrier organic anion transporter family member 74D-like, with translation MDDHIPPSDGFHPKDCEETDMPPLNDGSDVWRKQITNGGTVLLSTKNGTGDVDAQKATMTKYAGDDSEKEDLKCGLGPCTPKWIQIFASKQAFLVTFCITWVLQGMYYTYFVSVITTIEKLFRLQSKTTGMIMSATEIGQIGSSLLLTYYGGQGHRPKWIAWGMVLFAVSSFICSLPHFIFGKQLLQANDMLYTGVSSTDNSSANIQPNICHIPDLASSTISGLANDSNIMSDNCGEEFLNGQKAHTEITKIVLAIFFISLLGVGMGQTAVYTLGIPYIDDNIASRESPLYFAITIGVRILGPALGFILGSLCTRLYADLSVSPQITPTDPRWVGAWWLGLVLVSAMLMLASSAMFMFPKRLKTHRPIAPTKKTRRENCRKNPSLRDFPKAVKRLLRNDILMFRTASSVLHLLPIAGLYTFLPKYLESQFRLAAHAANMVSGIGGILVMGLGIIISGVFILRVKPNARFVAAWIAFTAVVYAFGMGILMFIGCPMDDIAGLRHIDGLPKFEPVCQTSCECDLTKFSPICGDDGQTYFSACHAGCQNLTTENGKAVEFSGCLCVQPDGIASIGYCESDCSSFVWYIMLFSLFVFIHSTSEVGSMLLILRCVDPRDKAMALGLIQFAIGLFGNVPCPIIYGAVVDSACLIWETACGKQGACWLYDTKIFRMYYHGITGAILLCAFLVDIIVWYKASSINFVDEQTTGQEEELNPMTGKDDETVSSKSQITYVAESSA